A single region of the Jatrophihabitans sp. GAS493 genome encodes:
- a CDS encoding oxidoreductase yields MTTALSAGTLTLADDLTITRMGYGAMQLAGPGVFGPPRDRSEAIAVLRAAVDAGVTHIDTSDFYGPQVVNEIIKEALYPYPEDLHIVTKVGARRGADASWNPALGRDDLILAVHENISRLGLEAMDVVNLRLHTHLPISEDSIAEEFAVLAELREQGLIRHLGLSEASSAQLTEALTIAPVVTVQNLYNVANRQDDELVARCEREGIAFVPYFPLGGFSPLQADELDAVAASLDTTKQQVALAWLLQRSPAIALIPGTSSREHLRENLAAADLTLPAAAIAELDAIGG; encoded by the coding sequence ATGACGACCGCACTCTCAGCCGGCACCCTAACCCTCGCCGACGACCTCACGATCACCCGGATGGGCTACGGAGCGATGCAGCTGGCCGGCCCCGGTGTCTTCGGACCGCCGCGGGACCGCAGCGAGGCGATCGCTGTGCTGCGGGCCGCAGTTGACGCCGGAGTGACGCACATCGACACCAGTGACTTCTACGGCCCGCAGGTCGTGAACGAGATCATCAAGGAGGCGCTGTACCCCTACCCTGAGGATCTCCACATCGTGACCAAGGTCGGCGCCCGCCGTGGCGCCGACGCATCCTGGAACCCGGCGCTCGGCCGGGATGATCTGATTCTGGCCGTGCACGAGAACATCTCCCGTCTCGGACTCGAGGCGATGGACGTGGTGAACCTCCGACTGCACACCCACCTGCCGATCTCTGAAGACTCGATCGCCGAGGAGTTCGCGGTACTGGCCGAGTTGCGGGAGCAGGGACTGATCCGGCACCTCGGGTTGAGCGAAGCGTCGAGCGCCCAGCTCACCGAGGCACTGACGATCGCCCCGGTGGTGACCGTCCAGAACCTGTACAACGTGGCCAACCGGCAGGACGACGAACTCGTCGCTCGCTGCGAGCGGGAGGGTATCGCCTTCGTGCCCTACTTCCCGCTCGGCGGGTTCTCGCCGCTGCAGGCCGACGAACTCGACGCGGTGGCGGCCTCGCTCGACACGACCAAGCAGCAGGTCGCCCTGGCCTGGCTGCTGCAGCGCTCGCCGGCGATCGCGCTGATCCCGGGGACCTCGTCGCGGGAGCATCTGCGGGAGAACCTGGCCGCGGCGGACCTGACCCTCCCGGCCGCGGCGATCGCCGAGCTGGACGCGATCGGCGGGTAG
- a CDS encoding caspase family protein, producing the protein MAGRYRALLIGNSTYPADEHNLQTLKGPVKDIAALNRALVDRTTGLFADVDVTLLPEATSARVIRALGTFFDSASRDDVLLLYFSGHGKLDQSGRLHLCVQDTESGQLLSTAVSSARINEFAEASRAQNTVIILDCCYAGAFRGGDLGESVAGPGRYVLSSCRGTQLANDATIDNGTSAFTQHLIDGLLDADLDQNDDGFITFTDLYTYVDEQLRREGKQIPQRRVDGDGDVRLARRSERERVNPPSSPAQTPPAERPDARPETIQTRRRPNRPLLIGAGAVVFAAVIGVVIALTNGGSGSGGSGSNGGQTPLPSLNPGSGSYTATAPWRLRVTDDIQANDVGCTLRLTNSTTHEVVSLPITYQRITKQVSETGPFTWETTDRGCVVAALAGAGSAVLPFTQTDDLDTDSFAAPATVLVEIKDFQDSSECTFRLYNPVDGQEISVAKAPAGTKSVTLDPLGRSTVYLNKDDCAVQISAKT; encoded by the coding sequence ATGGCCGGACGGTACCGCGCACTCCTGATCGGCAACTCGACCTACCCGGCCGACGAGCACAATCTGCAGACGCTGAAAGGGCCGGTGAAGGACATCGCCGCGCTCAATCGCGCCCTGGTCGACCGCACAACCGGGCTCTTCGCCGATGTGGACGTGACCCTGTTACCCGAAGCCACCTCGGCCCGAGTGATCCGCGCCCTGGGCACCTTCTTCGACAGCGCCTCCCGCGACGACGTGCTGCTGCTCTACTTCAGCGGCCACGGCAAGCTCGACCAGAGCGGACGTCTACACCTGTGCGTGCAGGACACCGAATCCGGTCAGTTGCTCTCGACGGCGGTGAGCAGCGCCCGTATCAACGAGTTCGCCGAAGCGTCGCGGGCTCAGAACACCGTGATAATTCTTGACTGTTGCTACGCCGGGGCATTCCGCGGCGGGGACCTCGGCGAATCGGTGGCCGGACCCGGGCGTTACGTCCTCTCCAGTTGCCGGGGCACTCAGCTGGCGAATGACGCGACGATCGACAACGGCACGAGCGCCTTCACCCAGCACCTCATCGACGGACTCCTGGATGCCGATCTCGACCAGAACGACGACGGCTTCATCACCTTCACCGACCTGTACACCTACGTCGACGAGCAACTCCGCCGCGAGGGGAAGCAGATCCCGCAGCGCCGGGTCGACGGCGACGGTGATGTTCGGCTGGCGCGCCGTTCGGAGCGAGAGCGAGTCAATCCCCCGTCTTCTCCGGCTCAAACGCCACCGGCTGAGCGACCGGACGCTCGACCCGAAACCATTCAGACGCGCCGCCGCCCCAACCGTCCGCTGCTGATCGGAGCCGGCGCGGTGGTCTTCGCCGCAGTGATCGGCGTAGTGATTGCGCTGACCAACGGCGGCTCAGGTTCAGGCGGCTCGGGATCGAACGGCGGCCAGACACCGCTCCCCTCGCTGAACCCGGGCAGCGGTAGCTACACCGCCACCGCGCCGTGGCGGCTGCGAGTCACTGACGACATTCAAGCGAACGATGTCGGCTGCACGCTGAGGCTGACCAACTCGACGACTCACGAAGTGGTGTCGCTGCCGATTACCTACCAGCGGATCACCAAGCAGGTCAGCGAGACGGGTCCCTTCACCTGGGAGACCACTGACCGCGGCTGTGTCGTCGCTGCGCTGGCCGGTGCCGGGTCGGCTGTCCTTCCATTCACGCAGACGGACGACCTGGATACCGACAGCTTCGCCGCGCCGGCGACGGTGCTGGTGGAGATCAAGGACTTCCAGGACAGCTCGGAGTGCACCTTCCGCCTCTACAACCCGGTGGATGGGCAGGAGATCAGCGTGGCCAAGGCACCCGCCGGCACGAAGTCGGTGACCCTTGACCCGCTCGGCCGCTCCACGGTCTATCTCAACAAGGACGACTGCGCGGTTCAGATCTCGGCCAAGACCTAA